TTTGCACAGTTTATGCCATACCATACGAAACTATATATAGAGAGTTCGTGTTGTTTAAACAAAGAGTGTTTCGAAAATCTGACCTGAAATATCAAAACAAAATAAAGGTGTTCAACATATGAAAGCTATACGAGAATTCAGCAGCACCGAGCAAGATGAACTCCGTGCATTATTCAAGGACCGAGTGAACTTTGAGCGGCTGGAGCGCAAGATGTACTCCCATGATGTGGCGAGCCTGCCCAGGCTAGTTAAGCCCATGCTGGGAAATACCATGCCTGCCGCCGTGGTAAAGCCAGAACATGAAGATGAACTTGTCGAATTGGTGAAATTCGCCAGAACAAGAAAGATACCGCTTGTGCCAAGGGGCGCAGCCACTTCTGGGTATGGCGGGGTCCTGCCGGTGAAGGGGGGTATCGTTGTGGACATGTCATTACTGGATAAGGTTACTGATATTGACAGTGAAGGTCTGTCAGCTACAATCCAGGCCGGTGCTGTGTGGAATGATGTCGAGAAACGTCTCAATCAAAAAGGTCTGACCCTGCGGGTAATGCCAACAAGCAGTCCTGCCTCTACCGCAGGTGGCTGGCTGGCCCAGGGTGGTGCAGGTCTTGGCAGTTTCGAATACGGTGGATTCATCGACAATGTACTATCGGCAAAGGTTATTCTTGCTGATGGTACCATGAAGGATTTTTCTGGGAGTGAACTGGATACCCTGTATGGAGCCATGGGGGCCACAGGTATCATCACATCGGTCACTATCAAGGTCAAAAAGGAGGAACCTGTATCGGTAATGGGTGTACAGTTCGACACTGCTTCTGATTTGACAGATATGCTGGTTACCATTCAGGAAAAGAATATTCCTGTATGGTCAGCCACATTCATGAATCCTGAAGGTGTACAATTAAAGAACAAAGTACCGCTTAAGACCCACCATGGACATCCCGTTGGAGAGCGAATACTGGTTCCTGAAAAGTACATACTGCTACTGGCATACCATGATGCAGATGCAAAGAGGGAATTGGAAGAGGTTGTAAAGGCAACGGAAGGCAAAATACTTGATGAAACGGTTGCCCAACATGAGTGGGAAGAGCGGTTCAAGTCTATGAAGATAAAGCGTCTGGGACCGTCGCTCATTCCTACAGAAGTTGTGGTGCCTGTCAAAGAAATTCCCGGATTTGTCGTGGACCTGAACAGCAAGATCAAAATGCCATTCCTGTTCGAAGGTATCATGATATCCAGATCTGAAGCTGTGATTATGGTATTCATCCCCCACGATGAACGGAGTCTCGGGTTCAATGTGTCATTCCCGCTGGCCCTCAGTATTATCAGGATTGCAAAGCAACATGGGGGCAGGGTATATGCATCAGGGTTGTACTTCTCGAAAGAAACACCGGATGTGTTCGGTGAACGGTATGGAACGATATTGGCATTCAAGAAAATTGCTGACCCTGACGGTATCCTGAACCCGGAGAAACTTACCGGTAAAGCGCTGATGGGGGCCGGTATTGGCCTGGCATCAATGTTTGAGTCCCTCACAAGGCCCGTTGGCAACCTGTTCAAGAACAAAGAAGACAAAGCTCATCCTGATAAGAAAGGTATTCCGGGCGATGTGGTATGGGATGCTTATGCTTGTGCTCAGTGCGGTTATTGTGTACGCGGGTGTACCCAGTACTATGGCCGTGGCTGGGAATCACAATCCCCGAGGGGTAAGTGGTTCTTCCTGAAGGAACACCTGGAAGGCAGGGAGAAGTTCGGACAGGATATGGTTAGCAGTTTCATGGTGTGCACCACCTGCGAGCGGTGCGATGTGGTATGCCAGCTTGACCTGCCGGTCGAGCCTGACTGGATGACCATGAGGAACGAACTTATAGGCGAGCGTAAGAAAATGACCATCCCTCCCTTTGAAATGATGGCTGCAGCACTGCAAAAGGAAGGCAACATCTGGGCAGGATACAATAAGGACAGGGATGCCTGGCTGCCTGAGGATATCAAAATTAAGGAAAAGGCTGATATTGCATACTTTGCCGGGTGTACTGCGTCCTATTGCGAGAGGGATATTGCAGAGGGGACGGTCAGGCTGCTGGATAAGGCAGGAGTTGACTTTACCTATCTCGGCCAGGATGAGCAGTGCTGTGCCAT
This DNA window, taken from ANME-2 cluster archaeon, encodes the following:
- a CDS encoding FAD-binding oxidoreductase, coding for MKAIREFSSTEQDELRALFKDRVNFERLERKMYSHDVASLPRLVKPMLGNTMPAAVVKPEHEDELVELVKFARTRKIPLVPRGAATSGYGGVLPVKGGIVVDMSLLDKVTDIDSEGLSATIQAGAVWNDVEKRLNQKGLTLRVMPTSSPASTAGGWLAQGGAGLGSFEYGGFIDNVLSAKVILADGTMKDFSGSELDTLYGAMGATGIITSVTIKVKKEEPVSVMGVQFDTASDLTDMLVTIQEKNIPVWSATFMNPEGVQLKNKVPLKTHHGHPVGERILVPEKYILLLAYHDADAKRELEEVVKATEGKILDETVAQHEWEERFKSMKIKRLGPSLIPTEVVVPVKEIPGFVVDLNSKIKMPFLFEGIMISRSEAVIMVFIPHDERSLGFNVSFPLALSIIRIAKQHGGRVYASGLYFSKETPDVFGERYGTILAFKKIADPDGILNPEKLTGKALMGAGIGLASMFESLTRPVGNLFKNKEDKAHPDKKGIPGDVVWDAYACAQCGYCVRGCTQYYGRGWESQSPRGKWFFLKEHLEGREKFGQDMVSSFMVCTTCERCDVVCQLDLPVEPDWMTMRNELIGERKKMTIPPFEMMAAALQKEGNIWAGYNKDRDAWLPEDIKIKEKADIAYFAGCTASYCERDIAEGTVRLLDKAGVDFTYLGQDEQCCAIPMLVAGKWDVFREVMKHNIDEMNKREVKTVVTSCPACRLVWDTVYREFAQKEGIPYTFEAKHYAEVLDEKIRSGEFKFEKEINAKVTWHDSCHIGRASGIYEPPRDVIKAIPGVELVEMEHNRENALCCGSVLSLLDNPPVAAEIGNVKLEEARATGADTILALCPCCEFQMRVTKNTKGNDIKVRDLASFACEAIGFDLEDPFDNSMMLWEPFFGMINLMKPEAMADLMAELLPEMMAAMPAPLRVMMQMVKIPGMDKVMTPLMPRMMPMLMPMLMPKVMPAMLEAVGRRIRMPEDMKEQMPDLMPKTMENLMPNMLPMVAPLLTPRMIEYVKAH